CTAAAAGTGTATAGATTGGTACGATAATTGGTTTCAAAATAATGGCCAGCACAGGTGCTGCTGCTACTACACCAGCCATGGCTATAGCCAGCGGGCCCATTGCATTAAAGCCCTCTTCGAACTGCTCACCGTATCCCAGCTTGTTGCCTCTGATTTTGTCTATTGCTCCTACAATCATGAAGATCATCATGATAAAGATGATCACTGAGTTAATCGATAGATTTTGAATCCATTCCTGAATGCTGTCTGTAAAAACACTTGCATTGGTTATATTATCAATTAATTCCTGAAACATATGCTCCTCCTTTAGGGTCGATTATAAAAGAGATTGGTATACCTGAGGGGATGGCCTCGGAATCACCGTACTCGCCACAAAAAGCTCTTTATTCTCACTGGCTGCCTGGATTGCAGCTCTGACCGCACCCACATCACCTGTGAGGGTCACAAAACCTTTACCGCCAATTGCAAATCCGATACGTACTTCTATCAGGGTAATCTGAGCGGCTTTTGCGGCTTCATCCGCTGCCAGTATCGCGGATGCCACCGAATAAAATTCAAGCACACCTACTGCCCCGGGTTCTTCCACAATCACCGTTCCGCTCAAAGCCGGAATTAATTGCTCATGTATATTGGAGATTTCCAGTGAATCCACCAAAAATTCGCCGGCCCGGTCCAGACCCTCCTTTAAGGCTGCCTTTACATCACCAGTATCCCCAGAAACGATGACAATATACTTTCCGGGGCAGACTGTGGAAGAACGAAGCAGGTCTACCTGGGCGGCTTTTACCATATAGTCGCTTGTTTCAATCCCTCTTGCTATGCTGGACAG
The window above is part of the Novisyntrophococcus fermenticellae genome. Proteins encoded here:
- a CDS encoding BMC domain-containing protein, which translates into the protein MGKAIGMVELSSIARGIETSDYMVKAAQVDLLRSSTVCPGKYIVIVSGDTGDVKAALKEGLDRAGEFLVDSLEISNIHEQLIPALSGTVIVEEPGAVGVLEFYSVASAILAADEAAKAAQITLIEVRIGFAIGGKGFVTLTGDVGAVRAAIQAASENKELFVASTVIPRPSPQVYQSLL